A region of Syngnathoides biaculeatus isolate LvHL_M chromosome 20, ASM1980259v1, whole genome shotgun sequence DNA encodes the following proteins:
- the LOC133493992 gene encoding gastrula zinc finger protein XlCGF49.1-like: MHTVLHSLWSKIHSEATLRNTHKNTHGRETFFLLSCGQRFTQKGSLKIHTRMHSGEKPFSCTVCGQRFTQKGYLIRHTRTHTGEKPFSCAICGQRFTRKEHLKIHTRSHTGEKPFSCTVCGQRFTRKQPLEIHTRTHTGEKPFFCSLCGQRFTQKGSLKIHTRMHSGEKPFSCTVCGQRFTQKETLQIHTRTHTGEKPFSYGVCGQRFTRKGP; the protein is encoded by the exons atgcacactg tcctgcacagtttgtggtcaaagattcactcggaagcaACCCTtagaaatacacacaagaacacacacgggagagaaaccttttttctgCTCTCTTGTGGTCAGAGATTCACTCAAAAGGGATctctaaaaatacacacaagaatgcacagtggtgagaaacctttttcctgcacagtgtgtggtcaaagattcactcagaagggtTATTTaataagacacacaagaacacacactggtgagaaacctttttcctgcgcaatttgtggtcaaagattcactcggaaggagcatttaaaaatacacacaagatcacacactggtgagaaacctttttcctgcacagtttgtggtcaaagattcactcggaagcaACCCTtagaaatacacacaagaacacacacgggagagaaaccttttttctgCTCTCTTTGTGGTCAGAGATTCACTCAAAAGGGATctctaaaaatacacacaagaatgcacagtggtgagaaacctttttcctgcacagtttgtggtcaaagattcactcagaaggaaaccttacaaatacacacaagaacgcacactggtgagaaacctttttcctacggagtttgtggtcaaagattcactcggaagggaccttaa